Proteins encoded by one window of Halomonas sp. Bachu 37:
- a CDS encoding bifunctional diguanylate cyclase/phosphodiesterase: MNTWLRRLAAPLASLRGFVFCMILAVSLAVFLGVTLAASLLYEDIMRRQAAQTSENLAEQTFNSMFQVMRQGWTRSDLERFIDATKAAHANSPFEIDIYRGDLVAEQYGTIEQPRADADIRQSFARGVQQLEHQGNLTRRTYPMVARLECLSCHTNAAVGDVLGVIDIRHDLSPVTLEARKGYVALFLVASLLVLLVAAAVSSLAAGRVRRALEQFRLRLSSVNTVKDFRTLDISDVDLHFQELNAAFHDINGLSQRLKDVAVDKDILEFEIRLLSKFIITSDVVRDWREFIKDLLVDINTIIEAHTLLTIFQVEDEGYELEVFWYHEPTTQDRKIFERIVTRQLEQKPHFQQDIAVVRIIHHSVTLNADQTSTEATITPEDLELQTKSLLLDAPRIGGVVGIGVQSEIARDPIRHIVIDGILSTLLNLVGSVKAIYKYTQDLEYYATRDPLTSLHNQRVFKDLLHYEVGRAKRHKESFSLLMLDMDNFKLVNDRHGHAFGDQFLQAFSKVLHDAVRPGDFLSRYGGDEFTVILPDTGESQAYSAAQRICQQLTEMVLVAPDGSPVRATTSVGIAVYPQHAEDPKDLFLLADNMMYKAKRMGKNCLALPEEDEVAAIYRKVGEKNQMVLNALEEERIVPYFQPIVDVNSGEIQVHELLMRIEMEGRIVPAGEFIDIAESIGVIHRMDYLLIEKAFEQVHRQGYEGMLFINLSPRSLIIGEFIGRIHQLAVDYHIDPQRIVFELTERETVSNLKLLEKFVLDLKMQGFSFAIDDFGSGYSSFHYLKQFPIDVIKIEGEFIRNMLQDDKYLAFVKSIVTLAKSLGVATIAEFIEDAEVLAAVSELGIDYGQGYYLGRPAPGFLIPVVESSH; encoded by the coding sequence ATGAATACATGGTTGCGACGACTTGCGGCTCCCCTGGCCTCATTACGAGGGTTCGTCTTCTGCATGATACTGGCCGTCTCCCTGGCGGTCTTTCTCGGCGTGACCCTGGCAGCCTCCCTGCTTTACGAAGACATCATGCGACGCCAGGCGGCGCAGACCTCGGAAAATCTGGCCGAGCAGACCTTTAACTCGATGTTCCAGGTCATGCGCCAGGGCTGGACGCGTAGTGACCTGGAGCGGTTCATCGACGCCACGAAAGCCGCCCACGCCAACTCTCCCTTCGAGATCGACATCTATCGCGGCGACCTGGTCGCCGAGCAGTACGGCACCATCGAGCAACCCCGGGCGGATGCGGATATCCGACAGTCGTTCGCCCGGGGTGTCCAGCAGCTCGAGCACCAGGGTAACCTGACCCGGCGAACCTATCCCATGGTGGCGCGTCTGGAGTGTTTGAGCTGCCATACCAATGCCGCGGTGGGGGACGTGCTGGGGGTCATCGATATTCGCCATGACCTGAGCCCGGTCACCCTGGAAGCGCGAAAAGGCTATGTGGCGCTGTTTCTGGTGGCTTCGCTACTGGTATTGCTGGTGGCTGCGGCGGTGTCCTCGCTGGCGGCCGGCCGAGTGCGGCGCGCCCTGGAGCAGTTTCGTCTGCGCTTGAGTTCGGTCAACACGGTCAAGGATTTCCGTACTCTGGACATCAGCGATGTCGACTTGCACTTCCAGGAGCTCAACGCCGCCTTTCACGATATCAACGGCCTTTCCCAGCGGCTGAAGGACGTGGCGGTGGACAAGGATATCCTCGAGTTCGAGATACGTCTGCTGAGCAAGTTCATCATTACCTCCGATGTAGTGCGGGACTGGCGTGAGTTCATCAAGGACTTGTTGGTGGATATCAACACCATCATCGAAGCCCACACCTTGCTCACCATTTTTCAGGTAGAAGACGAAGGCTACGAACTTGAGGTGTTCTGGTATCACGAGCCCACCACCCAGGATCGCAAGATATTCGAGCGAATCGTCACGCGCCAGCTGGAACAGAAGCCGCATTTTCAGCAGGACATCGCGGTCGTTCGCATCATCCATCACAGTGTCACGCTGAATGCAGACCAGACCTCCACGGAAGCCACCATCACGCCCGAGGACCTCGAGCTGCAGACCAAGTCGTTGCTGCTCGATGCGCCGCGTATCGGCGGCGTGGTGGGCATCGGCGTGCAATCGGAAATTGCTCGCGACCCCATCCGTCATATCGTTATCGACGGCATCCTCTCGACCCTGCTGAACCTGGTCGGCTCGGTTAAAGCGATCTACAAGTACACCCAGGACCTCGAGTACTACGCCACACGCGACCCCTTGACCTCGCTGCATAACCAGCGGGTATTCAAGGATCTGCTGCATTACGAGGTGGGCCGGGCCAAGCGCCACAAGGAGTCGTTCAGCCTGCTGATGCTGGACATGGACAACTTCAAGCTGGTCAACGACCGCCATGGCCACGCCTTTGGCGACCAGTTCCTGCAGGCGTTCAGCAAGGTATTGCATGATGCCGTGCGTCCGGGGGATTTCCTGTCGCGTTACGGTGGCGACGAGTTCACCGTGATCCTGCCCGACACCGGCGAGTCCCAGGCCTACTCGGCGGCGCAGCGTATCTGTCAGCAATTGACCGAAATGGTGCTGGTGGCCCCGGATGGCTCGCCGGTGCGCGCCACGACCTCGGTGGGAATCGCGGTATATCCGCAGCATGCCGAAGATCCCAAGGACCTTTTCCTGCTGGCCGACAACATGATGTACAAGGCCAAACGCATGGGCAAGAACTGCCTGGCGTTGCCCGAAGAGGATGAAGTGGCGGCTATCTACCGCAAGGTGGGGGAAAAGAATCAGATGGTGCTCAATGCCCTCGAGGAGGAGCGCATCGTGCCGTACTTCCAACCCATCGTCGACGTCAACAGTGGCGAAATCCAGGTACACGAACTGCTGATGCGTATCGAGATGGAGGGACGTATCGTGCCCGCCGGAGAGTTCATCGATATCGCCGAAAGCATCGGGGTGATCCATCGCATGGACTACCTGCTGATCGAAAAGGCCTTCGAGCAGGTTCATCGGCAAGGCTATGAAGGCATGCTATTCATCAATCTGTCGCCGCGGTCGTTGATCATCGGCGAGTTCATCGGTCGTATCCATCAACTGGCGGTGGACTATCATATCGACCCCCAGCGAATCGTCTTCGAGCTGACCGAGCGGGAGACGGTAAGCAATCTCAAGCTGCTGGAAAAGTTCGTGCTGGATCTCAAGATGCAGGGGTTCAGCTTCGCCATCGACGATTTTGGCTCGGGTTACTCCTCGTTCCATTATCTCAAGCAGTTCCCTATCGACGTGATCAAGATCGAAGGGGAGTTCATCCGCAACATGTTGCAGGATGACAAGTACCTGGCCTTCGTCAAGAGTATCGTCACGCTGGCCAAGAGCCTGGGCGTGGCAACCATTGCTGAATTCATCGAAGATGCCGAGGTGCTCGCGGCGGTCAGCGAGCTGGGGATCGATTATGGGCAGGGCTATTATCTCGGTCGCCCCGCCCCCGGGTTTCTTATTCCCGTCGTCGAATCAAGTCACTGA
- a CDS encoding YheU family protein has product MSRFIEVPARMLPPETLDALLEAFVTRQGYDTTDTGEGMRGWVAELKRQLERNELIIAHDLELEMTEVMTLAQWRSFGRDLADDKEEGNSY; this is encoded by the coding sequence ATGAGTCGTTTCATCGAAGTTCCGGCGCGGATGCTGCCGCCTGAGACGCTGGACGCGCTGCTGGAAGCTTTCGTGACCCGCCAAGGTTACGACACGACCGATACCGGCGAAGGGATGCGCGGCTGGGTGGCCGAACTCAAGCGGCAGCTGGAGCGCAACGAGCTGATCATCGCCCACGATCTGGAGCTGGAAATGACCGAAGTCATGACCCTGGCCCAATGGCGTTCGTTCGGCCGGGATCTCGCCGACGATAAGGAAGAGGGCAACTCTTATTGA
- the ligA gene encoding NAD-dependent DNA ligase LigA, with the protein MSQPDPKTLDEVAQLRAELDEANYQYYILDDPQLTDIAYDRKLKRLQELEAAYPSLVTEDSPTQRVGAAPESSFPAIEHAVPMLSLDNAFSEQDIQAFAQRVAERLETQVDELTFACEPKLDGAAVSLVYEQGVLVTGATRGDGRTGEGITSNLRTLRSIPLKLRARHVPELLEVRGEAIMSHAGFEALNQQARENGDKVFANPRNAAAGSLRQLDPRVTARRPLDFHAYQLVRLQPDMGDDSHSALMRRLKELGFRSSTELAVVKGPQGIIDYCRRLGETRDQLGYDIDGVVIKVDDLRLQRELGFVARAPRWAIAFKFPAQEETTRVNDVEFQVGRTGAITPVARLEPVSVAGVTVSNATLHNADEIERLGVMIGDTVAIRRAGDVIPQVVRVDTTQRPPDARKIEFPVRCPVCDAEVERLENEAVARCSGGLYCPAQRKEALKHFASRRALDIDGLGEKLIDQLVERDWVKTPADLFYLEAAQLAELPRMGVRSSTKLIDALARSRQTTLSRFIYALGIREVGEATAANLARHFGTLDALLQASVAALESVEDVGPIVATHVHTFFSQPHNRETIAALKAAGLTWDEAEVTRAVQLLEGQTWVLTGTLESMTRDEGKARLQALGAKVSGSVSRKTACLVAGEAAGSKLAKAEQMGVEVIDESAFLERLAKWERAAREETP; encoded by the coding sequence ATGAGCCAGCCCGATCCCAAGACACTCGATGAAGTGGCACAGCTACGTGCTGAACTCGATGAAGCCAATTACCAGTACTATATTCTGGATGATCCACAGCTTACCGATATAGCTTACGACCGTAAGCTCAAGCGCCTGCAGGAACTCGAGGCGGCTTACCCCTCCCTGGTGACCGAGGATTCGCCCACCCAGCGGGTGGGGGCGGCACCGGAATCCAGCTTTCCCGCCATCGAACACGCCGTTCCCATGCTGTCGCTGGACAACGCCTTCAGCGAACAGGATATTCAGGCATTCGCTCAGCGTGTCGCGGAGCGCCTTGAAACCCAGGTAGACGAGTTGACGTTCGCATGCGAGCCCAAGCTGGACGGTGCTGCGGTCTCGTTGGTCTACGAACAGGGCGTGCTGGTGACGGGGGCCACCCGAGGCGATGGGCGCACCGGCGAGGGCATTACCTCCAACTTGCGTACGTTACGTTCCATACCGCTCAAATTGCGTGCTCGCCACGTTCCCGAGCTTCTCGAAGTCCGCGGCGAGGCGATCATGAGCCATGCCGGTTTCGAGGCGCTGAACCAGCAGGCCAGGGAGAATGGAGACAAGGTCTTTGCCAACCCGCGTAACGCCGCGGCCGGCAGCCTGCGCCAGCTAGATCCTCGGGTAACGGCTCGCCGTCCCCTGGATTTCCACGCCTATCAACTGGTTCGGCTGCAACCCGACATGGGCGATGATTCCCATAGCGCGCTGATGCGCCGTCTCAAGGAGTTGGGGTTTCGCAGCAGCACCGAGCTCGCCGTGGTGAAGGGCCCCCAGGGTATCATCGACTACTGCCGCCGCCTGGGTGAAACACGCGATCAGTTGGGCTATGACATCGATGGCGTGGTCATCAAGGTCGATGACCTGCGCTTGCAGCGCGAGCTGGGTTTCGTGGCTCGCGCCCCGCGCTGGGCGATTGCGTTCAAGTTTCCCGCCCAGGAGGAAACGACACGGGTCAATGATGTCGAGTTCCAGGTAGGGCGTACAGGCGCTATCACTCCGGTGGCGCGCCTGGAGCCGGTGTCGGTAGCCGGGGTCACGGTCTCCAATGCAACGCTGCATAACGCTGACGAGATCGAGCGCCTGGGAGTGATGATAGGCGATACGGTCGCCATCCGTCGGGCGGGGGATGTCATACCTCAGGTCGTCCGCGTGGACACCACACAACGGCCGCCAGATGCCCGAAAGATCGAGTTTCCCGTGCGCTGCCCGGTATGCGATGCCGAGGTGGAGCGGCTGGAGAACGAAGCAGTGGCGCGCTGCTCGGGAGGACTCTATTGCCCCGCCCAGCGCAAGGAGGCGCTCAAGCATTTCGCCAGTCGCCGGGCGCTGGATATCGATGGGCTGGGAGAGAAACTCATCGACCAGCTGGTGGAGCGGGACTGGGTGAAGACCCCGGCTGACCTGTTCTATCTCGAGGCAGCGCAACTGGCCGAGTTGCCACGTATGGGAGTGAGGTCCTCCACCAAGCTGATCGACGCCTTGGCCCGCTCGCGGCAGACGACCCTTTCTCGATTCATCTATGCGCTGGGTATTCGGGAAGTGGGCGAGGCCACGGCGGCCAATCTCGCCAGGCATTTCGGCACGCTCGACGCGCTGCTCCAGGCCTCGGTCGCTGCACTCGAGAGCGTCGAGGATGTCGGACCCATTGTCGCCACCCATGTGCATACCTTCTTCAGCCAGCCGCACAACCGGGAGACCATCGCCGCCTTGAAGGCGGCCGGTCTCACCTGGGATGAAGCTGAAGTGACCCGCGCGGTGCAGCTGCTCGAAGGGCAGACCTGGGTGTTGACGGGTACCCTGGAAAGCATGACCCGCGATGAAGGCAAGGCTCGCCTGCAGGCCTTGGGCGCCAAGGTGTCAGGCAGCGTATCCAGGAAGACCGCCTGCCTGGTGGCGGGCGAGGCCGCCGGCAGTAAGCTGGCCAAGGCCGAGCAGATGGGCGTGGAGGTAATCGATGAGTCCGCTTTCCTCGAACGCCTGGCAAAATGGGAACGAGCCGCACGAGAGGAGACCCCATGA